In Gammaproteobacteria bacterium, one genomic interval encodes:
- a CDS encoding type II toxin-antitoxin system PemK/MazF family toxin codes for MKRGEVWWASLPEPTGSGPGFRRPVLVVQANPFNSSKISTVVVVVVTSNLALAAAPGNVRITKSDSGLPKASVLNVSQILTLDRSLLTARIKSLPGKVMEQINEGLQLVLGL; via the coding sequence ATGAAACGTGGTGAGGTTTGGTGGGCGTCTCTCCCAGAGCCCACCGGATCAGGCCCAGGGTTTCGCCGCCCGGTGCTCGTCGTTCAAGCCAATCCATTCAATAGCAGCAAGATTTCAACCGTTGTCGTTGTTGTCGTTACATCCAATCTCGCCTTGGCAGCCGCACCCGGTAATGTCCGCATCACCAAATCGGATTCTGGTCTCCCCAAGGCCTCAGTGCTCAATGTGTCGCAGATCCTCACCCTTGATCGTTCTCTCTTGACTGCTCGCATTAAATCCTTGCCAGGCAAAGTGATGGAGCAGATCAACGAAGGGCTTCAACTAGTCTTGGGCCTGTGA
- a CDS encoding ribbon-helix-helix protein, CopG family: protein MKIAISLPDAVFEAAERLARQRHVPRSQLFAEALREYLSRHGSEAVTAKLNEIYTNESSTVEPSLAQAQQASIAHETW, encoded by the coding sequence ATGAAGATCGCCATTTCCCTACCAGACGCCGTCTTTGAAGCGGCTGAACGCTTGGCCCGTCAGCGTCATGTTCCTCGCAGCCAGCTATTCGCAGAAGCTTTGCGAGAATATCTTTCCCGGCACGGCTCAGAAGCGGTTACCGCCAAACTCAATGAAATCTATACAAATGAAAGCTCTACGGTAGAGCCGTCGCTGGCTCAGGCGCAGCAGGCATCGATTGCTCATGAAACGTGGTGA